Sequence from the Sanguibacter keddieii DSM 10542 genome:
CCGACGGCGGCGGGACCCGTGTCGAGCTGCACGAGGTCACGCGGTTCCCCAACGGCCCGGTCGAGGTCGACGGGACCCTGCACTGGGACGTGCTGCGGCTGCACCAGGGGATCCTCGACGGGCTGCGCGCCGCCGTTCGCGAGACGCAGGCGCGCGGTGACGTCCTGGCGGGGATCGGCATCGACTCGTGGGCTGTCGACTACGGGCTGCTCGACGCCGACGGCGCGCTGCTCGGCAACCCGGTCCACTACCGGGACTCCCGCACCGACGGCGTCCCGGGCACTGTCTACGCGGCGGTCGGCGCCGACGAGCACTACGCGGTCAACGGCCTCCAGACGCAGCCCTTCAACACCGAGTTCCAGCTGGTCGCCTCCGCCGGGACCGCGCAGGCCGGCGCCGCGCGCAGGTTGCTGCTCATCCCGGACCTCCTCACGGCGTGGCTCACCGGGAGGCAGGTCGCCGAGGTGACCAACGCGTCGACCACGGGGCTGCTGGACGTCGGGTCGCGGCAGTGGTCCGTGCCGCTCGTCGCCCGGCTCCGCGAGGCGTTCCCCTCCCTGCCCGAGCTGCTCGGCGCGGACGGTCTGCTGCCCGGGCTGGTCGAGCCCGGCACGGTCGTCGGGCCGCTGTCGGACGCCGTCGCCCGGGCCGTCGGTGCGCCCTCCGGGGTCCCGGTGGTCGCCGTCGGCTCGCACGACACGGCCTCCGCCGTGGTGGCCGTGCCCGCCGAGACCGACCGCTTCGCGTACGTCTCCTGCGGCACGTGGTCGCTCGTCGGGCTCGAGCTCGACGAGCCGGTGCTCAGCGCGGCGAGCCGCGAGGCCAACTTCACCAACGAGCTCGGTGTCGACGGGACCGTCCGGTACCTGCGCAACGTCATGGGGCTGTGGCTGCTGCAGGAGTCCCTGCGCACCTGGAACGCCGCGGGACTGCCCGCCGACCTCCCGGACCTGCTCGCCGAGGCGGCTCGCGTCCCGGCGCTCACCACGGTGATCGACGTGGACGCCCCCGAGTTCCTGGCACCTGGCGACATGCCCGCGCGGATCGCGGCTGCCGCCGAGCGCAGCGGCCAGACGCCGCCGCAGTCGCAGGCCGAGACGGTCCGCTGCATCCTCGACTCCCTCGCCGTCGCCTACCGCCGCGCCGTGCAGCAGGCGAGCGAGCTCTCCGGCCGCGAGGTCGAGGTCGTGCACATGGTCGGCGGGGGAGTGCGCAACGAGCTCCTGTGCCAGCTCACCGCCGACGCCACCGGGCTTCCCGTGGTGGCGGGCCCCGTCGAGGGCGCGGCCCTCGGCAACGTGCTCGTCCAGGCGCGCGCCGCCGGTGTGCTGAGCGGTGACCTCGCAGCGCTCCGCGAGGTCGGTGCCCGCGGCGTCGAGCTGCGCCGGTACACGCCCGGGGCCGGGGCGGGCAGTCTCGGCGTCGAGCACTGGGCCGCGGCGGCCCTGCGGGTCGACGGGCGAGCGGTCGCGGCAGCGACCTGACCGACGGGCCCGTCAGGTCTCCCGGCGCTGCGGGGAGCGCCTGTGCGACCGAGCCGACCGGGGTCTGCGCGTCACCCGGTGACAGCGCCGGCGCGCGGTGCCCGGGCTCCGAGGAGCGGGGTGGAGCGGGGGAGCCCCAACCGTCCGCGGGTGAGGGCGACGGTCGCCGCGGCGGCGATCGTCGCACCGACGAGCAGCACGTGGACGGCGCCGTCGACCGTCGGGAACATCTCCGCCCAGAAGACCGAGACGGTCGAGTTCACGCTCACGTGGAACAGCATGACCACCGGGAGGCTCTGCCCGGACCGGTTGAACAGCCACATGACCACCACGTTGAACATGGCGCTGAAGGCGACGAACACGACGGCGTCCAGCACCGTCACCTCGGGCCACGACCCCCACTCGGTGAAGAACAGCGGCAGGTGCCAGACGCCCCACAGCGGACCGAGGATCGCGGCCGCGCCGAGGGGACCGAACCGGTCCTGGAGCGGGGGGAGCGCGAAGTCGCGCCACCCGGGCTCTTCGGCGAGGCCGGTCGTGAGCATCTGGAATGCGAGCATCGGGACGTACAGCGCCACGGCGCTCAGTGTCGGACCGCGCACGTCGCCTCCCGCGGCGACGGCGCCGAGAGCGAGGACCGCCGTCGGGACGGCGAGCAGCGCGACCGCGTACCACCGGCCGGGCACACGCCACCGCAGCAGCCGGCCGACCCAGACGCGCAGCCCGGCCCGTCCGCCGGTGAGCGCCGTGACGACGAACGCCGCGCCGAGCGGCCCGAGGTACGCGCCGAAGAGCATCCCGGTGATCTGCGTGCTGCCCAGGACCTCGGGGAACGAGAACGGCAGGAGCCCGACACCGTTGTCGGAGAGGATCCACGGGAGCCAGGCGAGCCAGCTGAGGCCGAGCGCGAGCGTGAAGAACGCGACGAGCGGGTGCCGCCGGACGAGGTCTCCGGCCTTCCCGCCGGACGTGGGCGTGGCGCCCGGAGGTGCCGGGGTCGAGGTGTCGGTGCGGGACATGGAGGCCTCCCTGGTCGGTCGAGCCCCCGTGGTCCGAGGGCACGATCGACACTAGGAACCGGCGGGTCACGCCTCTAGGCCCAGGAGGACCGATCGGCAGACCTCCATCGAAAGACGCAACCTGCACGCGACGGACGCCCCGAGCCCGCTGAGGTCGGCCGTGGAGGAGACAGGGTCAGTCGGTGAGCGCGAGGATGAACTCCTCGACGACCTCGCCGCGCCCGTTGGCGAAGCCGGAGTCCTCGCTGACGACCTCGAAGCCGCAGCGCCTCAGCACGGTGAGCGACCCGATGTTGTCCTTGGCGGTGCGGGCGTGCATCGGGCGGTCGGGGACCTCGGCGAGGATCGCGCGCAGCGCCTTGGTCGCGATGCCGCGGCCCCAGAACTCGCGGCCGATCCAGTAGGTGAGCTCGTGCTCGCCGTCCTCGACGTAGGTGCTGATGCTCCCCGCCACGCGGCCGCCCACGAGGATGGTGCGTGCCGTGACCTGAGGGTCCTCGCGCAGCACGGTCCACCGGGCGTCGAAGCGCCCGCGGTCCGTGGGGTCCTTGACGGTGAAGGCCGCGATGCGGTTGGCCTCGCGGTCCTGCTCCATGCGGAAGAACACGTCGAGGTCGGCTGAGAGGAGCGGGCGGAGCACGACGTCCGCCGGCGCGGCCACGAGCTCGACCTCGAAGCCGGCCGCATTCTGCAGGAAGGCCGCATAGTGGCCGGGGCGTCCGTCCGACGGCTTGCCGCCTGCCCACGGGTAGCGGTCGGCGAAGAGCGGGGTCCACCCGTTCTGCTGCGCTGCGGCGTAGAGGCGGTCGACCCGCGCCTGCGAGCCGGAGTGCAGGGCGAGGTGGTTGAGGCCGGGACGGAGCCTGTCGTGCTCGGACGAGGAGAGCGCGCTCGACTGCTCGAACACGAGGTAGGTGCCGCCGAGCCGCGTGCTGAAGCCGGTGTCCCAGGACTGGAACGGGGAGTAGCCGAGCTCGGTGAGCAGCCAGCCCCACGAGGCGCGCGCCTCCTCGAGGTCGGGGACCCAGATCTCGAGGTGGTGCAGCGTCCCGCGCGCGGACGCCAGGGGCGCCGAGGGGCCCGGGGTCGGTGCGGGAGTCGGCGCAGCGACGGGGGCGTCGGTGGCTGCGGCGGTCGGGGCGGTGGGCGCGTCGGGGACCGCCGGCTCCGGACGGCTCGTGGCCGTGGAGGGCTGGTGGGGGGACGACGCGGTCGTCTCGGGCTGGACAGTCACTCTCCCACGGTACGCGGAGGTCGGGATCGAGGGCGTGAGCCTGGGCGAATTGCGACGTGTGCTGATCTTCACGTTCTGTCCACGTGACACAGGTGCGCGGAGGTCGATGTTCCCCCAGATCCTGCGGCTCGCAACTGGTACGGCCATCTCGTTCCTCACAGTCGTCAACGCTTCAACTACTGGCCCGGTGTGCCGATGAGGACGGTGGAGGGGGTCACTTCAACCGGAGTACGACCGAGGCAGCGCCGCAGGGCGCCAGAGGAGCACCACCATGTTCACGCTACGACGCAGCACCACCGAGAGGGACGCCGCCCACGAGCTGGCCGAGGCACGCCAGAACACCGCCGCGGTGACGGCGGTCGTCGACGCGCTCGCGCGCAGCCGCGAGAAGCAGGACGCCGTCCAGCGCGTCCTCGACGTCGTCCGAGAGCAGTTCGGCTGGGCCTACGGCTCCTACTGGCGGATCGCCGACGACCGCCCCGAGCTCGAGTTCGCCCAGGAGTCGGGCACCGTCGGCGAGGAGTTCCGTGCGGTGACGGCGACGGCGTCGTTCCGCGAGGGCGTCGGTCTGTCCGGGCGGGCCTGGAAGTCCCGCGACCTCGTGGTCGTGGAGGACCTCGGCGAGCTCCGCGACTGCGTCCGCGCACCCGCGGCCCAGCG
This genomic interval carries:
- a CDS encoding rhamnulokinase; protein product: MTGAAAFVAVDLGASSGRVIVGRVLPGDAPDGGGTRVELHEVTRFPNGPVEVDGTLHWDVLRLHQGILDGLRAAVRETQARGDVLAGIGIDSWAVDYGLLDADGALLGNPVHYRDSRTDGVPGTVYAAVGADEHYAVNGLQTQPFNTEFQLVASAGTAQAGAARRLLLIPDLLTAWLTGRQVAEVTNASTTGLLDVGSRQWSVPLVARLREAFPSLPELLGADGLLPGLVEPGTVVGPLSDAVARAVGAPSGVPVVAVGSHDTASAVVAVPAETDRFAYVSCGTWSLVGLELDEPVLSAASREANFTNELGVDGTVRYLRNVMGLWLLQESLRTWNAAGLPADLPDLLAEAARVPALTTVIDVDAPEFLAPGDMPARIAAAAERSGQTPPQSQAETVRCILDSLAVAYRRAVQQASELSGREVEVVHMVGGGVRNELLCQLTADATGLPVVAGPVEGAALGNVLVQARAAGVLSGDLAALREVGARGVELRRYTPGAGAGSLGVEHWAAAALRVDGRAVAAAT
- a CDS encoding CPBP family intramembrane glutamic endopeptidase produces the protein MSRTDTSTPAPPGATPTSGGKAGDLVRRHPLVAFFTLALGLSWLAWLPWILSDNGVGLLPFSFPEVLGSTQITGMLFGAYLGPLGAAFVVTALTGGRAGLRVWVGRLLRWRVPGRWYAVALLAVPTAVLALGAVAAGGDVRGPTLSAVALYVPMLAFQMLTTGLAEEPGWRDFALPPLQDRFGPLGAAAILGPLWGVWHLPLFFTEWGSWPEVTVLDAVVFVAFSAMFNVVVMWLFNRSGQSLPVVMLFHVSVNSTVSVFWAEMFPTVDGAVHVLLVGATIAAAATVALTRGRLGLPRSTPLLGARAPRAGAVTG
- a CDS encoding GNAT family N-acetyltransferase yields the protein MTVQPETTASSPHQPSTATSRPEPAVPDAPTAPTAAATDAPVAAPTPAPTPGPSAPLASARGTLHHLEIWVPDLEEARASWGWLLTELGYSPFQSWDTGFSTRLGGTYLVFEQSSALSSSEHDRLRPGLNHLALHSGSQARVDRLYAAAQQNGWTPLFADRYPWAGGKPSDGRPGHYAAFLQNAAGFEVELVAAPADVVLRPLLSADLDVFFRMEQDREANRIAAFTVKDPTDRGRFDARWTVLREDPQVTARTILVGGRVAGSISTYVEDGEHELTYWIGREFWGRGIATKALRAILAEVPDRPMHARTAKDNIGSLTVLRRCGFEVVSEDSGFANGRGEVVEEFILALTD